The genomic region TGACCGGCGGCAGGTCAACCACAAAGCATCTGACGATGCAGGCTTTGTGCGTCGCGGCCGCCGGTCACGTGACTACTTGCCCGAGATGAGCTTGTCGACGTCCACCTGCTTGGGCGTGAGCGGCACCGTGATGCTGCCGCTCTTGATGCCCGCAAGCGCCGCCTGGACTGCCGCCCATGCGTCCGCCGAGACGTTGGGCGTCTGGAGCAGGGAGATGCCACCGTTCGCGACATCAAGCGTGTAGCCATGGTTCCCGAACGTGCCTGCGTTGATGTCCGCGATGGCCTGTTCGAAGATTCCCGTGAAATTCCACAGGACCGACGAGAGGAGCACGCCCTTTGGATCGACCGTCGTCTTGTCGCCGATCACGTCGATGAACCAGACCTTGGTCGCGCCGGCCGGGGGCGTCGCGGTCTCGACCGCTTGAAGCATGCCGAAGGAGGCGCCATCGCCCATGCCGAAGATGATGTCAGCGCCACCGGAGATCAGCGTCGCGGTGACTCGCTTGCCGCCCGCAGCGTCGGCATAGCCCGCCTGGCCGATCTGAGCCTGCAAGAACTTGATGCTCGGATTGACGGACCTGGCACCGGCGACGAATCCTCCGGCCTGCTTGTGCCAGTTGGTGTCGTCCGCGGAGATCACGATGCCCAGGGTGCCTGTCTTCGTCGTCTTCGCCGCGAGGACACCCGCCAGGTACGCGCCTTGCTGGCTGTTCGTCTCGATGTCGGCCACGAGTCCTGGTTTGTTGGCGGTCGGATCGTCGTAGATGACGACCGGCACCTTGTTCGCCACCGCGAACTGTGGGGCGGCGGTGTTGTAGCCACTTGCCTGGGCGATGATGAACTGCGCGCCACCATCCGCGAGCTGCCGGAGGATCGGGCCCGGGTCGTTATACCCGGAGCCGTCAGCGACCTGGATCTTCGCGCCGATCGCCGCCGCGGCCGCCTTCGCGCCATCGACTCCCTGCTGATTCCAGCCGAAGTCGTTGGCCTTCTCCGGAGAGATGACCGCCATGTTCTGGATCTTGTTCGCCACGCTCGGGGCCGCGGACGGCGACCCACTCGGCGCTCCACTCAGCGCGACAGATGCGGCGACTGAGGCCGCGGTGCTCGGACTGGGGCTCGGGCTCGCGGCGGCCGAGCAGGCTCCCACGATGATCGAGAGTAGCCCCACGGTCGCGGCCCAAGTCGACAACTTGGAGTGGGTCGGTCGCCTACGCATTGCGCTCCTCCTCGTTCGGTTGATTAACTCGGATCCGACCTACGACGCAGGTCGGACGATCTACGGTTATGCGGCGCTGTGACTCGCCCACCTCCGCGCGGGTCGCGCCCTCATACTGCGACGGATTGCGGGACTGCATCGGCGAAGAACAGCCGTCGGCCGTTCTCACCGAGGACGCGGTCGACGAGCTCCGGCGAGAGGCCGCTGAC from Chloroflexota bacterium harbors:
- a CDS encoding BMP family ABC transporter substrate-binding protein; the encoded protein is MRRRPTHSKLSTWAATVGLLSIIVGACSAAASPSPSPSTAASVAASVALSGAPSGSPSAAPSVANKIQNMAVISPEKANDFGWNQQGVDGAKAAAAAIGAKIQVADGSGYNDPGPILRQLADGGAQFIIAQASGYNTAAPQFAVANKVPVVIYDDPTANKPGLVADIETNSQQGAYLAGVLAAKTTKTGTLGIVISADDTNWHKQAGGFVAGARSVNPSIKFLQAQIGQAGYADAAGGKRVTATLISGGADIIFGMGDGASFGMLQAVETATPPAGATKVWFIDVIGDKTTVDPKGVLLSSVLWNFTGIFEQAIADINAGTFGNHGYTLDVANGGISLLQTPNVSADAWAAVQAALAGIKSGSITVPLTPKQVDVDKLISGK